The Candidatus Methylomirabilota bacterium genomic sequence AGCGCGTTGTCCCCGGGCTCTTCGTCCTGCCCCCGGTGCTGACGGTGGCCATCCTCGCGGGCCTGCTCGTCTACCGGACGGTGCCGGCCGGGTTACGGCAGCGCTTCCGATCGGGCACCGAGGTCTTCCTCCTGATCCCGGTGGTGGCGGCGGGCGCCTGGGCGGCGTTCGCTCTGGGCGGCGCCATCGAGGCGACCCTTCTGGGGGGCGACTACCACGGATGGCTCCTGCGAGCGTTGGGACTCACCTACGACCAGCGCAATTCGCTGGTCGTCGGGATCGCCATGGGCTTCGCGGTGATTCCCGTCATCTTCACGATCGCCGAGGACTCGCTCGCCAACGTGCCCCAGCATCTGCGCGCGGGATCCCTGGCCCTGGGCGCCACCCGCTGGCAGACGGCCGTCCGCGTCGTCGTGCCGACGGCGAGCCCCGGCATCTTCTCGGCGGTCATGATCGGCTTCGGGCGGGCGGTCGGTGAAACGATGATCGTGCTCATGGCGACGGGGAATACCCCGGTGATGGACTGGAGCATCTTCAGCGGCTTTCGGGCGCTTTCGGCGAACATCGCGGTCGAGCTCCCCGAGGCCCCGGACGGCGGCACCCTGTTCCGGGTGCTCTTCCTGGCAGCGTTGCTGCTCTTCTGCCTCACCTTCGCCGTCAACACGGCGGCCGAGGTCGTGCGACTCCGGCTCCGAAGGAAGTACCGGTACCTGTGAAGCGGCTCTGGCGCAGCGGCGATCCGTTCATCTGGCTGACGGCGGGAGCGCTGGCCCTCGCGCTCCTCATGGTCGCCGGCCTCATCGGGATCATCGCCCAGAACGCGTTGGGCTTCTTCTGGCCAAAGGCCGTGGCCCGCGTCACGCTCCGTGACGGGACGGTGCTGGCCGGCCAGATCGCCGAGCGGGAGCGCGTGCCGGGCAAGCCCGGGCAGTACCGGATCAAGCTGAAAGTGGCCAATCGAGACCTGTACGGCGCCGACTTCCGGTGGGTCGAGGAGGCCGGAATCGCGAAGCAGGAGTACCGCCCGGACGCGCTCGTGGTCGAGCGGAGCGAGTGGGGTCCGCTCGTCGGCACCCTCAAGGAGGTCCGCGACGCCGGCCACGCCATCGCCGCCGGCGCGGGGCCCGGCTGGCCGGAGCTCCGGAAGCGGCTACCCGAAGCGGCCCGGCTCCGGAGGGAGATCCGGCGGATCGAGACCGGCGAGATCGGGGCGATCAATTACGCTGAGGAGCAGACGCGGCTACGGCTCCGGCGGCTCGAGCTCCGGGGAGTCACCACGGGACCCCGGGTCGAGCAATTCCGACGAGAGATGGCCACGCTCCAGACACGCTACCAGGAGCAGGAAGCGAGGCTAGCGGCGCTCCGGAAGGCGCAGGGCGCCAGCGTCGTGGTCGCAGCCGAGGGCGGGAAAGACAAGGAGGTGGCACTGGCCCAGGTCGTGGACGTGTACTTCCCGAACGCCATGGGCCCGCTGGCGAAGAGCCGGTACTATCTGGCGAAGTTCTGGGAGTTCGTGGCGGACGATCCCCGCGAGTCGAATACCGAGGGCGGGGTGTTCCCCGCGATCTTCGGGACGGTCATGATGGTCGTCATCATGAGCATCATGGTGACACCGCTGGGAGTGCTGGCGGCGTTCTATCTGCGCGAGTACGCGCGGCAGGGCCCCTTCGTGAGCGCCGTCCGCATCGCCGTGAACAACCTGGCCGGGGTCCCGTCCATCGTGTTCGGGGTCTTCGGGGTCGGGTTCTTCATCTACTTCGTCGGGGGCACGATCGACCGGCTGTTCTACGCCGAGGCGCTCCCCACGCCCACCTTCGGCACCGGCGGCATCCTCTGGGCGTCGCTCACGCTGGCGCTGCTGACGATCCCCGTCGTGATCGTGGCGACCGAAGAGGGTCTGGCCGCGGTCCCGGGCGGCCTGCGCGAGGCGTCCCTGGCGCTGGGCGCCACCAAGCTGGAGACGACGCTCCGGGTGGTGCTCCCGGCCGTCCTGCCCTCGATCCTCACCGGCCTGATCCTGGCGATGGCCCGCGCGGCCGGCGAGGTCGCGCCGCTCATGATCACCGGCGTCGTCAAGCTGGCGCCCTCGCTGCCGATCGACGGCTTCTGGCCGTTCGTCCACCTGGAGCGAAAATTCATGCACCTGGGCTTTCACATCTACGACGTGGGCTTCCAGTCGCCGAACGTGGACGCCGCCCGCCCGATGGTCTTCGCGACGACGTTGCTCTTGCTGGCGATCGTGATGCTCATGAATCTCGTCGCGATCAGTCTGCGCAACCGCCTCCGCCGCCGGTACGCGACCGCGGCCGTCTAGTGCCGTTCCAACTATTCGCGCCTAGTGCCGTTCCAACTA encodes the following:
- the pstA gene encoding phosphate ABC transporter permease PstA, which gives rise to MKRLWRSGDPFIWLTAGALALALLMVAGLIGIIAQNALGFFWPKAVARVTLRDGTVLAGQIAERERVPGKPGQYRIKLKVANRDLYGADFRWVEEAGIAKQEYRPDALVVERSEWGPLVGTLKEVRDAGHAIAAGAGPGWPELRKRLPEAARLRREIRRIETGEIGAINYAEEQTRLRLRRLELRGVTTGPRVEQFRREMATLQTRYQEQEARLAALRKAQGASVVVAAEGGKDKEVALAQVVDVYFPNAMGPLAKSRYYLAKFWEFVADDPRESNTEGGVFPAIFGTVMMVVIMSIMVTPLGVLAAFYLREYARQGPFVSAVRIAVNNLAGVPSIVFGVFGVGFFIYFVGGTIDRLFYAEALPTPTFGTGGILWASLTLALLTIPVVIVATEEGLAAVPGGLREASLALGATKLETTLRVVLPAVLPSILTGLILAMARAAGEVAPLMITGVVKLAPSLPIDGFWPFVHLERKFMHLGFHIYDVGFQSPNVDAARPMVFATTLLLLAIVMLMNLVAISLRNRLRRRYATAAV